One Vicinamibacteria bacterium genomic window, GGCGAGCAAAGGCTTCAGCGTCGCTTCCTTGATGGGGTCCAAACCGTACTCCTCGAGAACCTTGTTGACATCGTCCAGAGTCACGAGGAGCGGCGCGGTCAACTCGACGCCGATGAGCTTTCCATCCATGTTGATATCCAGGATCATCCCTGGCTCGACACGACGGCACTTCGCACGCTTCTCGTTTGGCTTGCTGGGAAGATGGAGGTAGGCGGCAAAAGGACTGCCATCTTCTCGATAGGTAACTCTCAATCGGATCTGTTTCATCGGTTCACGTCAGAAGCGGTGACGACCACCAGGAGTTTCTTTTCGGCTACGGGTTCGACGATGACCTCCCATGGCCTCCCTTGGCCTCCCTTGGAATCGTGTTTCGATCCGCCATCGCCCCCTCTGCAACATCTGGACGAAAGCTTGTCGCACGCTCCATCATACGACGGAGGTCGACCTCGGTAAATCCCCGCACAGGCATGCTCTCGAGGGCGTGGTCGGAGATCTCGATCTCCCAGGTCCAACAAGAGGGCCAAGTGCGTTTCCGTCTCGTCATCGTCTTCGGATTCTATGAGAATGTCTCGGGACTTTTTAGAGACGCACCGGCATTCTCGGCGACTCGCGGTCCGATGGAGCCTCTTCTTCGGACCCACGCATCTCCATCGAGGGTGGAGAACGTTGAGCCCATCGAGACGTGGTCGCCCGGTCGCGTACTGCGGACGATTGTGTGATCCGTGCGACGTTGGATCGACTCGGGGGGGCTCTATCGGCCCGGCGGCGAAGCCCGTGAAGGGCTGACGCGTCTGCAGGGTCGGAGATTCATCGATCGCCGAGCGCGATGGCGGCGGCGATCACGGTTTCGGCGTCGTGATCCAGCAATGCGATGAGATCGCCCTCGAGGTACTCCGGGTCGGGCTCGATCGTCGCTCTCCGCACGTCACACTCCCCTGCATTGGTGAAGTTCAGCCGGCAGGGAGGCAAGCGCTCGTCTTCCTGAACGACGGGAAGGCCGAAGCTCCGGCACGCGAGCGGCCGGTGCGCGTAGAGGAGACAAGCACCGGTTCCTGGGTCGAGTACCGGGCAGGGGATTGAGGCGAATGTCTCACAGAAACTCTCCCGCGCGCGATCATCGTCAGCGAGAAAGCCGGTCGACGTGTCACCGGGGAAGCTCGGACGGAGGTAGTCCCATTGGGTGCGGGCGCGCTTTTCGACGAGGCGCGCCATTTGAACCGGAAGGTTCGCGAGACCTCTTCGGAGCCGCGCCGCGTCCAGCGCCGAGATCTCGAACGGCCCGATGCAACACTCGGTACAGCCGAGGTGGCACGTGACGTGGTGCCCCGCGGCGGTCTCTCCCCGCCTCACCTCGGCGTCGAAGCGGTCGAGCAGGATCTCATCGAGTCGAACGAGCCTTTCCCGTGAGATCGTCACGGTAGACGACGCCTCCTTTCATCACGAAGCGCACCCGCTCGAGCTCGGAGATATCTCGCAGCGGATCTCCCTCGACGGCCACGAGGTCGGCGAGCTTGCCGGCCTCGATCGACCCGACGCGATCGTCCCACCCCATGATGCGCGCCGAGAGGCTGGTGGCGGAAACGATCGCCTGCATGGGGG contains:
- a CDS encoding DUF2283 domain-containing protein codes for the protein MKQIRLRVTYREDGSPFAAYLHLPSKPNEKRAKCRRVEPGMILDINMDGKLIGVELTAPLLVTLDDVNKVLEEYGLDPIKEATLKPLLAA
- a CDS encoding YkgJ family cysteine cluster protein, yielding MTISRERLVRLDEILLDRFDAEVRRGETAAGHHVTCHLGCTECCIGPFEISALDAARLRRGLANLPVQMARLVEKRARTQWDYLRPSFPGDTSTGFLADDDRARESFCETFASIPCPVLDPGTGACLLYAHRPLACRSFGLPVVQEDERLPPCRLNFTNAGECDVRRATIEPDPEYLEGDLIALLDHDAETVIAAAIALGDR